One region of Pyramidobacter sp. YE332 genomic DNA includes:
- a CDS encoding thioredoxin family protein: protein MAVELTKETYEAAIEASKNKPMFMDFWGPKCTHCLALMPSVEALAEKYADKVDLCKVNIAGGRRVAMALKVMSLPSFLFFKNGAEVARLSGDTVTIEQIEENVKKLCE from the coding sequence ATGGCAGTCGAACTTACGAAAGAGACGTATGAAGCGGCGATCGAAGCCAGCAAAAACAAACCCATGTTTATGGATTTCTGGGGCCCCAAGTGCACTCATTGCCTTGCCCTGATGCCCAGCGTCGAAGCTCTCGCCGAGAAGTATGCCGACAAGGTCGACCTGTGCAAGGTCAACATCGCCGGCGGCCGCCGCGTCGCCATGGCCCTCAAGGTCATGAGCCTTCCTTCCTTCCTGTTCTTCAAGAACGGCGCCGAAGTGGCCCGTCTCAGCGGTGACACGGTCACCATCGAGCAGATCGAAGAGAACGTCAAGAAGCTCTGCGAATAA